A window of the Bradyrhizobium diazoefficiens genome harbors these coding sequences:
- a CDS encoding Hsp20/alpha crystallin family protein, translated as MQPKNPFDWMLSEALDSLNRAERMRQQFGRQEACWEPPIDVLETEHELLILVALPGVNPDNVETVIQDGALIISGQRTLPPELRNARIHRLELPQGRFERRIALPLGRYAISRFVMDGCVALRLAKS; from the coding sequence ATGCAACCCAAAAATCCCTTCGACTGGATGCTGTCCGAAGCCCTGGACTCGCTCAACCGCGCCGAACGGATGCGGCAGCAGTTCGGCCGTCAGGAGGCCTGCTGGGAGCCGCCGATCGACGTGCTCGAAACCGAGCATGAGCTCCTGATCCTGGTGGCACTTCCCGGCGTCAATCCGGACAATGTCGAGACGGTGATCCAGGACGGCGCGCTCATTATCTCTGGCCAGCGCACGCTCCCGCCGGAGCTTCGCAACGCCCGCATCCACCGGCTCGAGCTGCCGCAGGGGCGTTTTGAGCGCCGCATTGCATTGCCGCTTGGCCGCTACGCCATCAGCCGCTTCGTGATGGACGGCTGCGTCGCACTGCGCCTCGCCAAATCCTGA
- a CDS encoding GH1 family beta-glucosidase, translated as MSDRVSRRQFAKIAGVSAAGMAAPLELADAMSAAAPRSAGGFPQNFLWGTATSSYQVEGAVEEDGRGASIWDEFVRIPGKIEDGTTGDRANEHFHRYKDDIALIRELGCKAYRFSVAWPRVFPDGDGKPNPKGLDFYNRLVDELLRNGIEPWLTLYHWDLPQSLQDRFGGWRSTETCKIFGDYAAYVAEHLTDRVKNVFTLNESGRFVYFGYGIGIDAPGLTLPQAELNQIRHNSALAHGLAVQAVRAHGRRGTRVGPAENVDACIPAIDTAENVRAAEIALRELNAGYLNVIMTGRYTDAFLNYAGADAPKYTDAELKIISSPVDFLGLNIYAPQHYIVASDQGAGFMPLPIPKAFPHMNSDWLRVGPETIYWVPKLAANIWKTDAIYISENGTSGDDQVMQDGKIYDTDRIMYLRNYLAQLQRATTEGVPVRGYFLWSLMDNFEWVFGLNKRFGLYHVNFETQVRTPKLSASFYRNVIANNAAGA; from the coding sequence ATGTCGGACAGGGTCTCGCGTCGCCAGTTCGCGAAAATCGCGGGGGTGTCCGCAGCCGGAATGGCGGCCCCCCTGGAGCTCGCCGACGCGATGTCGGCGGCGGCGCCGCGCAGCGCCGGCGGCTTTCCGCAAAATTTTCTCTGGGGCACGGCGACCTCGTCCTATCAGGTCGAGGGCGCGGTCGAGGAGGATGGGCGAGGGGCCTCGATCTGGGACGAGTTCGTCCGCATCCCCGGCAAGATCGAGGACGGTACGACCGGCGACCGCGCCAACGAGCATTTTCACCGCTATAAGGACGATATCGCGCTCATCAGGGAGCTCGGCTGCAAGGCCTATCGCTTCTCGGTGGCCTGGCCGCGGGTGTTTCCAGATGGAGACGGCAAGCCGAACCCGAAAGGGCTCGACTTCTACAATCGCCTGGTCGATGAGCTCCTCAGGAACGGCATCGAGCCGTGGCTGACGCTCTATCACTGGGACTTGCCGCAATCGCTGCAGGACCGTTTTGGCGGCTGGCGCTCGACTGAGACCTGCAAGATCTTCGGCGACTACGCGGCCTATGTCGCCGAGCACCTGACCGACCGCGTCAAGAACGTGTTCACGCTGAACGAGAGCGGCCGCTTCGTCTATTTCGGTTACGGCATCGGCATCGACGCGCCGGGCCTGACCTTGCCGCAGGCTGAGCTGAACCAGATCCGGCACAACAGCGCGCTCGCGCACGGGCTCGCGGTGCAGGCAGTGCGCGCCCATGGCCGCCGCGGCACGCGCGTCGGGCCGGCCGAGAACGTCGATGCCTGCATTCCCGCGATCGATACGGCCGAGAACGTCCGCGCCGCCGAGATTGCGTTGCGCGAGCTGAATGCCGGTTATCTCAACGTCATCATGACGGGGCGCTACACCGACGCGTTCCTGAATTACGCCGGCGCCGACGCGCCGAAATACACCGACGCCGAGCTGAAGATCATCTCCTCGCCGGTCGACTTCCTCGGCCTCAACATCTACGCGCCGCAGCACTACATCGTCGCCTCCGACCAGGGGGCGGGCTTCATGCCGCTGCCGATCCCGAAAGCCTTTCCACACATGAATTCGGATTGGCTGCGCGTCGGCCCCGAGACGATCTACTGGGTGCCGAAGCTGGCTGCAAATATCTGGAAGACGGATGCGATCTATATCAGCGAGAACGGCACGTCCGGCGACGACCAGGTGATGCAGGACGGCAAGATCTACGACACCGACCGCATCATGTATCTGCGCAATTATCTCGCCCAACTCCAGCGCGCAACCACGGAAGGCGTACCGGTGCGCGGCTACTTCCTCTGGAGCCTGATGGACAATTTTGAATGGGTGTTCGGGCTCAATAAGCGTTTTGGGCTCTATCACGTCAATTTCGAGACCCAGGTGCGGACGCCGAAACTCAGCGCGAGCTTCTATCGCAACGTCATCGCGAACAACGCGGCGGGAGCGTAG
- the puuE gene encoding allantoinase PuuE, with protein sequence MTDARYPRDLRGYGRNPPHPQWPGNARVAVQFVINFEEGGENNILHGDRASEAFLSDVLGAQPWPGQRHANIESMFEYGSRAGFWRLWRMFNERKWPTTVFGVATALKRNPEIVAAMKESGWDIASHSLKWIEHKDMTEAQERAEIAESIRVHTEATGSRPLGWYTGRSSINTNRLLMEEGGFLYLCDSYADDLPYWVKGVGGKQLIIPYTLDANDMRFINPQGFAEGEQFYTYLKDAFDVLYAEGETAPKMMSVGLHCRLAGRPGRAAGLIRFLDYIGKHDGVWVPTRLQIAQHWHDRHAHLAADAFEIG encoded by the coding sequence GTGACTGACGCCCGCTACCCCCGCGATCTCCGCGGTTACGGCCGCAATCCGCCGCATCCGCAATGGCCCGGCAACGCGCGGGTCGCGGTGCAGTTCGTCATCAATTTCGAGGAAGGCGGCGAGAACAACATCCTGCACGGTGACCGCGCGTCGGAAGCCTTCCTGTCCGACGTGCTGGGCGCGCAGCCCTGGCCCGGCCAGCGTCACGCCAACATCGAATCCATGTTCGAATATGGCTCGCGCGCCGGGTTCTGGCGGCTGTGGCGGATGTTCAATGAGCGGAAGTGGCCGACCACCGTGTTCGGTGTCGCCACGGCGCTGAAGCGCAATCCGGAAATCGTCGCCGCGATGAAGGAGTCCGGCTGGGACATCGCGAGCCACAGCCTGAAATGGATCGAGCACAAGGACATGACGGAAGCGCAGGAGCGCGCCGAGATTGCCGAGTCGATCCGCGTCCACACCGAGGCGACCGGTTCGCGGCCGCTCGGCTGGTACACCGGGCGCTCCTCGATCAACACCAACCGTCTGCTGATGGAGGAGGGCGGCTTCCTCTATCTCTGCGATTCCTATGCCGACGATCTGCCCTATTGGGTCAAGGGCGTGGGCGGCAAGCAGCTCATCATTCCCTATACGCTCGATGCCAACGACATGCGCTTCATCAACCCGCAGGGCTTTGCCGAGGGCGAGCAGTTCTACACCTATCTGAAAGATGCCTTCGACGTGCTCTATGCCGAAGGTGAGACAGCACCGAAGATGATGTCGGTGGGGCTGCACTGCCGCCTCGCCGGCCGGCCGGGTCGTGCCGCGGGCCTGATCCGCTTTCTCGACTATATCGGCAAGCACGATGGCGTCTGGGTGCCGACGCGGCTGCAGATCGCGCAGCATTGGCACGACAGGCATGCGCATCTGGCCGCCGATGCATTCGAGATCGGGTGA
- a CDS encoding ferritin-like domain-containing protein codes for MAKKAKKRAPKKKTASRRPRQAPKLLSDLFLETLKDIYFAENKIIKTLPKMAKAAHSKDLAAAFNKHLRETQGQVKRLDQVFKMLGKPARGKPCEAINGITDEGAGIMKDFKNAPALDAGLLAAAQAVEHYEISRYGTLRTWAEELGMPDAARLLQETLDEEEATDHALTELATSVINLEAEQEYRAAA; via the coding sequence ATGGCCAAGAAAGCAAAGAAACGTGCACCTAAGAAAAAGACCGCATCGCGCCGCCCGCGTCAGGCGCCTAAGCTGCTGAGCGATCTGTTTCTGGAAACGCTGAAAGACATCTATTTCGCGGAGAACAAGATCATCAAGACGCTGCCGAAAATGGCCAAGGCTGCCCACTCGAAGGACCTTGCGGCCGCCTTCAACAAGCATCTGCGGGAGACGCAGGGCCAGGTCAAACGTCTGGACCAGGTCTTCAAGATGCTGGGCAAGCCCGCGCGCGGCAAGCCGTGTGAGGCGATCAACGGCATCACCGACGAGGGCGCCGGGATCATGAAGGACTTCAAGAACGCCCCTGCCCTCGACGCCGGCCTGCTCGCCGCGGCGCAAGCGGTCGAGCATTACGAGATCTCCCGCTACGGCACGCTGCGCACCTGGGCCGAGGAGCTCGGCATGCCTGACGCCGCAAGGCTGCTTCAGGAGACGCTGGACGAGGAAGAGGCGACCGACCATGCGCTGACCGAGCTCGCCACCTCGGTCATCAATCTCGAAGCGGAACAGGAGTACCGCGCCGCCGCCTGA
- the lon gene encoding endopeptidase La — translation MATEQMNTAQTNTDVNIPEDALIIIPVREMVLFPGAIAPIAIARPKSVAAAQQALREQRPIGIVLQRSPETEEPGPDDLYRVATIANIVRYITAPDGTHHIVCQGVQRARILDFLPGAPFPAARIQQIPEPTTSSPEIEARALNLQRQAIEAVELLPQAPPELVAMFQSTTAPGALADLATSFMDIKPQDKQEVLETIDLALRVEKVSKHLAERLEVLRISNEIGLKTRASFDERQREAILREQMATIQRQLGEGDGKAAEVAELTAAIAKANMPPEADAHAKKELRRYERMPEAAGEAGMVRTYLDWLIELPWALPAEKPIDIKEARRILDADHFGLEKIKSRIIEYLAVRKLAPQGKAPILCFVGPPGVGKTSLGQSIARAMDRPFVRVSLGGVHDEAEIRGHRRTYIGALPGNIIQGIKKAGARNCVMMLDEIDKMGRGVQGDPSAAMLEVLDPEQNGTFRDNYLAVPFDLSRVVFIATANMLDQIPGPLLDRMELISLAGYTEEEKLEIAKRYLVRRQLEANGLTAEQAEIEPEALRLIVKGYTREAGVRNLEREIGKVFRHGAVQVAEGTAAKVVVTAKDIADVLGQPRFEGEIAQRTSVPGVATGLAWTPVGGDILFIEASRVPGRGGMILTGQLGEVMRESVQAALTLVKSRATQLGIDPQVFEKSDIHVHVPAGATPKDGPSAGVAMFTALTSLLTNRTVRSDTAMTGEISLRGLVLPVGGIKEKVVAAAAAGLKRVMLPARNKRDYDDIPKSARDNLEFIWLERVDEAIAAALEPAEAKVEAAE, via the coding sequence ATGGCCACCGAACAGATGAATACCGCACAGACCAATACTGACGTGAATATCCCCGAAGACGCACTGATCATCATCCCCGTGCGCGAGATGGTGCTGTTCCCCGGCGCCATCGCGCCGATCGCGATCGCCCGGCCGAAGTCCGTCGCCGCCGCCCAGCAGGCGCTGCGCGAGCAGCGGCCGATCGGCATCGTCCTGCAGCGCAGCCCCGAGACCGAGGAGCCCGGCCCGGACGATCTCTATCGCGTCGCGACCATCGCCAACATCGTGCGCTACATCACCGCGCCCGACGGCACTCATCACATCGTCTGCCAGGGCGTGCAGCGCGCGCGCATCCTCGACTTCCTGCCGGGGGCGCCGTTCCCGGCTGCGCGCATCCAGCAGATTCCGGAGCCGACCACGTCCTCGCCCGAGATCGAGGCGCGGGCGCTGAACCTGCAACGCCAGGCCATCGAGGCGGTCGAACTGCTGCCGCAGGCGCCGCCCGAGCTGGTCGCGATGTTCCAGAGCACCACCGCGCCCGGCGCGCTGGCGGATCTGGCGACCTCGTTCATGGACATCAAGCCGCAGGACAAGCAGGAGGTCCTGGAGACCATCGACCTCGCTCTGCGCGTCGAGAAGGTGTCGAAGCACCTGGCCGAGCGGCTGGAGGTGCTGCGCATCAGCAATGAGATCGGCCTGAAGACTCGCGCCAGCTTCGACGAGCGGCAGCGCGAGGCGATCCTGCGCGAGCAGATGGCAACCATTCAGCGCCAGCTGGGCGAAGGCGACGGCAAGGCCGCCGAAGTCGCCGAGCTGACGGCTGCGATCGCCAAGGCCAACATGCCGCCCGAAGCGGATGCGCACGCCAAGAAGGAGCTGCGCCGTTACGAGCGCATGCCCGAGGCCGCCGGTGAGGCCGGCATGGTCCGCACATACCTCGATTGGCTGATCGAGCTGCCGTGGGCGCTGCCCGCGGAGAAGCCGATCGACATCAAGGAAGCGCGCCGCATCCTGGATGCGGATCACTTTGGCCTGGAGAAGATCAAGAGCCGGATCATCGAATATCTGGCGGTGCGCAAGCTGGCGCCGCAAGGCAAGGCCCCGATCCTGTGCTTCGTCGGCCCGCCCGGCGTCGGCAAGACCTCGCTCGGCCAGTCGATCGCGCGTGCGATGGATCGCCCCTTCGTGCGCGTCAGCCTGGGCGGCGTGCATGACGAGGCCGAGATCCGCGGTCACCGGCGCACCTATATCGGCGCGCTGCCCGGCAACATCATCCAGGGCATCAAGAAGGCGGGCGCACGCAACTGCGTCATGATGCTGGACGAGATCGACAAGATGGGCCGTGGCGTGCAGGGCGATCCTTCTGCCGCCATGCTGGAGGTGCTCGACCCCGAGCAGAACGGGACGTTCCGGGACAATTACCTGGCCGTGCCCTTCGACCTGTCGCGCGTGGTGTTCATCGCGACTGCTAACATGCTGGACCAGATTCCCGGTCCGCTGCTGGATCGCATGGAGCTGATCAGCCTCGCCGGCTACACCGAGGAGGAGAAGCTGGAGATCGCCAAGCGCTATCTGGTGCGGCGGCAGCTGGAGGCCAACGGCTTGACCGCCGAGCAGGCGGAGATCGAGCCGGAGGCGCTGAGGCTGATCGTCAAGGGTTACACCCGCGAGGCCGGCGTGCGTAACCTCGAGCGCGAGATCGGCAAGGTGTTCCGCCATGGCGCGGTGCAGGTCGCCGAAGGCACGGCGGCCAAGGTCGTGGTGACGGCGAAGGACATCGCCGATGTGCTGGGACAGCCGCGCTTCGAAGGCGAGATCGCGCAGCGCACCAGCGTTCCCGGCGTAGCCACCGGCCTTGCCTGGACGCCGGTCGGCGGCGACATCCTGTTCATCGAGGCCTCGCGCGTGCCCGGCCGTGGCGGCATGATCCTGACTGGCCAGCTCGGCGAGGTCATGCGCGAGAGCGTGCAGGCTGCGCTGACGCTGGTGAAGAGCAGAGCCACCCAGCTCGGCATCGATCCCCAGGTGTTCGAGAAGAGCGACATCCATGTTCACGTTCCCGCGGGTGCGACCCCGAAGGACGGACCGAGCGCGGGCGTGGCGATGTTCACGGCGCTGACGTCACTGCTTACCAATCGCACGGTGCGGAGCGACACCGCGATGACCGGCGAGATCTCGCTGCGTGGGCTGGTGCTCCCGGTTGGCGGCATCAAGGAGAAGGTGGTGGCTGCGGCCGCCGCCGGACTGAAGCGGGTGATGCTGCCGGCGCGCAACAAGCGGGACTATGACGACATCCCGAAGAGCGCGCGGGACAACCTCGAATTCATCTGGCTGGAGCGCGTCGACGAGGCCATCGCCGCGGCGCTCGAGCCGGCGGAAGCCAAGGTCGAAGCGGCGGAGTGA
- a CDS encoding chloride channel protein — protein sequence MFARIRYFVNGKATNRTMVRLRALLRSNEFYLIPLALVIGTLAGAIVTLMAEIAQIAHVVIYGIPIDVRLSAHTYINPWAALIAPALGGLVLGVMEWWRRRLKISSAVDPIEANALRGGNLSMRDSVVVSSQTLISNGCGASVGLEAGYTQIGSGIASLLGKFFNLRRNDLRLIVGCGAAAAIAAAFGAPITGAFYACELIVGVYSVGSAAPILAASLAGALTAQWLGGAPYSIEIPKVSAVGVEQYLALIVLALVTSGVGIAVMRSSSMFERLFKWLPVWLRPVIGGLIVGGFAIVTPQVLAAGHGAMVLDLFHDMTIGLIAIIIALKVTACLISLASGFRGGLFFASLFVGSLIGKFFSAVLLLISPTFVIDPLVAMLTGMATLGVAIVGGPLTMSFLVLEMTRNVDVTAVVLAGCIVTSICVRFMFGHSFSTWRLHLRGETIRSANDVGWLRNLTVERLMRSDVGKVPSTTTIAATRSEFALGSRPGIVIVNNADEYVGLVLLPDLFSSDLDAIADEIQVVELARLTEIVLIPEMNVKSAMAVFDEAEAEMLAVVDSTDSRKVVGFLTETFARRRYVEEIDKATRGVLGALS from the coding sequence GTGTTCGCGCGGATCAGATATTTCGTCAACGGCAAGGCAACCAACCGCACCATGGTCCGGCTGCGCGCCCTGTTGCGCAGCAACGAGTTCTACCTGATCCCGCTGGCGCTCGTGATCGGCACGCTGGCCGGCGCGATCGTCACGCTGATGGCCGAGATCGCGCAGATCGCCCATGTCGTGATCTACGGCATTCCGATCGACGTGCGCCTCTCCGCCCACACCTATATCAATCCATGGGCGGCGTTGATCGCCCCCGCGCTTGGCGGCCTGGTGCTCGGCGTCATGGAATGGTGGCGCCGACGGCTGAAGATTTCCAGCGCGGTCGACCCGATCGAGGCCAATGCGCTGCGCGGCGGCAATCTGTCGATGCGCGACAGCGTGGTGGTGTCGAGCCAGACCCTGATCTCGAACGGATGCGGCGCCTCCGTCGGCCTCGAGGCCGGCTATACCCAGATCGGTTCGGGCATTGCCTCGCTGCTCGGCAAGTTCTTCAATCTCCGCCGCAACGACCTCCGCCTCATCGTCGGCTGCGGCGCGGCGGCGGCGATCGCGGCGGCCTTCGGCGCACCGATCACCGGGGCGTTCTATGCCTGCGAGCTGATTGTCGGCGTCTATTCGGTCGGCAGCGCCGCGCCGATCCTGGCGGCCTCGCTCGCCGGCGCCTTGACCGCACAATGGCTCGGCGGCGCGCCTTACTCGATCGAAATCCCCAAGGTCAGCGCCGTCGGTGTCGAGCAATATCTGGCGCTGATCGTGCTCGCGCTCGTCACCAGTGGCGTCGGCATCGCCGTGATGCGCTCGTCCTCGATGTTCGAGCGGCTGTTCAAATGGTTGCCGGTCTGGCTGCGGCCGGTGATCGGCGGCCTCATCGTCGGCGGCTTCGCCATCGTGACGCCGCAGGTGCTCGCGGCCGGCCACGGCGCCATGGTGCTCGATCTCTTCCACGACATGACGATCGGCCTGATCGCGATCATCATCGCGCTGAAGGTGACGGCCTGCCTGATCTCGCTGGCCTCCGGTTTCCGCGGCGGACTGTTTTTCGCCTCGCTGTTCGTCGGCAGCCTGATCGGAAAGTTCTTCTCTGCGGTGCTGCTCTTGATCAGCCCGACCTTCGTGATCGATCCGCTGGTGGCGATGCTGACCGGCATGGCGACGCTCGGCGTCGCCATCGTCGGCGGTCCCCTGACCATGTCGTTCCTCGTGCTCGAGATGACCCGCAACGTCGACGTCACCGCCGTGGTGCTGGCCGGCTGCATCGTCACCTCGATCTGCGTCCGCTTCATGTTCGGCCACTCCTTCTCGACCTGGCGCCTGCATCTGCGCGGCGAGACCATCCGCAGCGCCAACGACGTCGGCTGGCTGCGCAACCTCACCGTCGAGCGCCTGATGCGCTCCGACGTCGGCAAGGTGCCGTCGACCACCACCATCGCCGCGACACGGAGTGAATTTGCGCTCGGGTCGCGGCCCGGGATCGTCATTGTCAACAATGCTGACGAATATGTCGGCCTCGTCCTGCTGCCCGATCTGTTCTCCAGCGACCTCGACGCCATCGCCGACGAGATCCAGGTCGTCGAGCTCGCGCGCCTGACCGAGATCGTGCTGATTCCGGAAATGAACGTGAAGAGCGCGATGGCGGTGTTCGACGAGGCCGAGGCCGAGATGCTGGCGGTGGTGGATTCCACCGACAGCCGCAAGGTGGTCGGCTTCCTCACCGAGACCTTTGCCCGCCGCCGCTATGTCGAGGAGATCGACAAGGCGACGCGCGGCGTGCTTGGCGCGTTGTCGTAG
- a CDS encoding MFS transporter gives MPILGFNVTASTLPTSSVALVRHPPLLLYIASRTLSEFSYQVATVAVGWQIYALTGSAFYLGLAGLVQFIPSALLVLVAGHAADRYDRRRIVQLCELTQGLAAGYLAMRLLMGTLTAPEIFIILGVFGLCGAFESPASSALLPAVAPDGMLQRATALATGTWQVATIGGPAVGGLAYALSPSAPFALMAVLSLIACGLSGLIRVERAAPSEHESVDGLFAGLHFVRSNPAILGTISLDLFAVLLGGSTALLPIYAKDILQAGPWALGVMRAAPAVGALCMTAIIARHPIARRAGLRMFQAVIAFGLATIAFALSRNIWLSVIALAAMGAADTISVVVRVALVQLSTPDAMRGRVGAVNFLFINASNQLGEFESGMAAALLGAMPAAALGGLGTIAIALLWMKLFPVLREVDQLE, from the coding sequence ATGCCAATTTTGGGGTTCAACGTGACTGCTTCTACACTTCCCACCTCGTCCGTCGCGCTGGTGCGACACCCTCCGCTGCTGCTCTACATCGCCTCGCGCACCCTGTCGGAATTCTCCTATCAGGTCGCCACAGTCGCTGTCGGCTGGCAGATCTATGCGCTGACCGGCAGCGCCTTCTATCTCGGCCTCGCCGGTCTCGTGCAGTTCATTCCGAGCGCGCTGCTCGTGCTCGTCGCCGGCCACGCCGCCGACCGCTACGACCGCCGCCGCATCGTCCAGCTCTGCGAGCTGACGCAGGGGCTCGCCGCTGGCTACCTTGCCATGCGGCTGCTGATGGGGACGCTGACCGCGCCCGAGATCTTCATCATTCTCGGCGTGTTCGGGCTTTGCGGCGCCTTCGAAAGCCCCGCTTCGTCCGCGCTGCTGCCAGCCGTCGCGCCGGATGGCATGCTGCAACGGGCGACTGCGCTTGCGACCGGCACCTGGCAGGTCGCGACCATCGGCGGCCCGGCCGTCGGCGGGCTCGCTTATGCCCTCTCGCCAAGCGCGCCGTTCGCGTTGATGGCAGTGCTGTCGCTGATCGCGTGCGGCCTCAGCGGCCTGATCCGGGTCGAACGGGCCGCTCCTTCCGAGCATGAAAGCGTCGACGGGCTGTTTGCCGGCCTGCACTTCGTCCGCAGCAATCCTGCGATCCTCGGCACGATCTCGCTCGACCTGTTCGCGGTCCTGCTCGGCGGCTCCACCGCGCTGCTGCCGATCTATGCCAAGGACATTTTGCAGGCCGGGCCCTGGGCGCTTGGTGTGATGCGCGCGGCGCCTGCGGTTGGTGCGCTCTGCATGACCGCGATCATCGCACGGCATCCGATCGCGCGACGCGCAGGCTTGCGGATGTTCCAGGCGGTGATCGCCTTCGGGCTCGCGACCATCGCGTTTGCGCTGTCACGCAACATCTGGCTCTCGGTGATCGCGCTCGCCGCGATGGGCGCCGCCGACACCATCAGCGTCGTCGTCCGCGTCGCGCTGGTGCAGCTTTCAACACCGGATGCGATGCGCGGCCGCGTCGGCGCCGTGAACTTCCTGTTCATCAACGCCTCCAACCAGCTCGGCGAGTTCGAGAGCGGTATGGCGGCGGCCCTGCTCGGCGCGATGCCGGCCGCCGCGCTCGGCGGTCTCGGCACCATCGCGATCGCACTGCTCTGGATGAAGCTGTTTCCGGTGCTGCGCGAGGTCGATCAACTCGAATGA
- a CDS encoding DUF3830 family protein: MSKLVIRAGDFTFDARFEEQAAPKTVAAFRKALPFESHIIHVRWSGEGVWMPLGDLDFGVGYENHTSYPAPGQIILYPGGISETEILMAYGGVHFASKMGQLAGNHFITVTSGLENLATLGKSVLWKGALPIRFEEV; encoded by the coding sequence ATGAGCAAACTCGTTATCCGCGCCGGCGATTTCACCTTCGATGCCCGCTTCGAGGAGCAGGCGGCGCCCAAGACCGTCGCGGCGTTCCGCAAGGCGCTGCCGTTCGAGAGCCACATCATTCATGTGCGCTGGAGCGGCGAGGGCGTCTGGATGCCGCTCGGCGATCTCGACTTCGGCGTCGGCTACGAGAACCACACCAGCTATCCCGCGCCCGGCCAGATCATCCTCTATCCCGGCGGCATCAGCGAGACCGAGATCCTGATGGCCTATGGCGGCGTGCATTTCGCCAGCAAGATGGGCCAGCTCGCCGGCAATCACTTCATCACGGTGACCTCGGGCCTCGAGAATCTCGCGACGCTGGGCAAGAGCGTGCTGTGGAAGGGCGCGCTGCCGATCCGCTTCGAGGAAGTCTGA
- a CDS encoding HU family DNA-binding protein: MPAQMSKSQLIEKIATATELSKRDVKSVMETLTDVGHKELKKNGLFLVPGFAKFVVIKKPATKARKGTNPFTGEEMMFKAKPARKIVRARPVKAAKDAVA, encoded by the coding sequence ATGCCAGCCCAAATGTCCAAATCGCAGTTGATCGAAAAGATTGCGACCGCCACCGAGCTTTCCAAGCGCGACGTCAAGAGCGTCATGGAGACGCTGACCGACGTCGGCCACAAGGAGCTCAAGAAGAACGGCCTGTTCCTGGTGCCGGGCTTCGCCAAGTTCGTCGTCATAAAGAAGCCCGCGACCAAGGCGCGCAAGGGCACCAACCCGTTCACGGGCGAAGAGATGATGTTCAAGGCCAAGCCGGCTCGGAAGATCGTCCGCGCCCGCCCGGTCAAGGCCGCCAAGGACGCAGTGGCCTGA
- a CDS encoding L-fuculose-phosphate aldolase: MTADELATRQAIIDACRRMNALGINQGTSGNISVRFGNGLLLTPTSVPYDAMTPDQIVFMAMDGSHAPEQKPSSEWRFHLDILKARADVNAVVHAHPTYCTILAIMGMDIPPVHYMIAAAGGDSIRCAPYATFGTAELSEHAVRALVDRLACLLDHHGMIAVGNTLDKAMWLAVEVETLARQYHGCLQIGKPPLLSSAEIERVRQRMAGYGLSEG, translated from the coding sequence ATGACAGCGGACGAACTCGCCACGAGACAGGCCATCATCGACGCCTGCCGCCGCATGAACGCGCTCGGCATCAACCAGGGCACATCGGGCAATATCAGCGTGCGTTTCGGCAATGGGCTCCTGCTCACGCCCACCAGCGTGCCCTACGACGCCATGACGCCGGACCAGATCGTGTTCATGGCAATGGACGGCTCGCATGCCCCCGAACAGAAGCCGTCCAGCGAGTGGCGCTTCCACCTCGACATCCTGAAGGCGCGCGCCGACGTCAACGCCGTCGTGCACGCCCATCCGACCTATTGCACCATCCTGGCGATCATGGGCATGGACATCCCGCCCGTGCACTACATGATCGCGGCTGCCGGCGGCGACAGCATCCGCTGCGCGCCCTATGCCACCTTCGGCACGGCAGAACTGTCCGAGCACGCGGTGCGCGCGCTGGTCGACCGGCTTGCCTGCCTGCTCGACCATCACGGCATGATCGCGGTCGGCAACACGCTCGACAAGGCGATGTGGCTCGCCGTCGAGGTCGAGACGCTGGCGCGGCAATATCATGGCTGTCTCCAGATCGGCAAACCACCGCTGCTCTCCAGCGCCGAAATTGAACGGGTCCGCCAGCGCATGGCCGGCTACGGCCTGTCGGAAGGGTAG